GCCAGGGCGTCGTCGGAGAATGCGTGGAGACGGGCCATGCTGCGGAGGCTAATGGGTCGCCGTTCGCCGCAGACGCGACGACCGCCGGTGTGGGACCGGCGGTCGTCCGGCGAAGTACTCGGAGAGCATCCGCGGGGTGTGTCGGGCCCCCGTCGGCCCCGGCACGACCTTCAGGAGGACCGCGGCGGGCCGGAGATACGTCCGCAGCTCAGGCGTTGGCGTGACCGCGGCGGTGACACCCGGCCAGGTGGTCGTCGACCAGGCCGATCGCCTCCATCAGGGCATGCATCGTGGTCGGGCCCACGAACGCGAACCCCACCTTCTTCAGCGCCTTGGACAGGGCCAGCGACGCCGCCGTCGAGGACTCGAGGTCGGAGGTGTCGCGCGGCGGGGGGCCGGGGGGTGGACGGTGGCCCTCGATGAAGGCGACCAGCCCGCCGTGCTGGCGCAGGTCGACGGTCGCCCGCGCGTTGGTGATCGCGGCCCTGACCTTGGCCAGGTTGCGCACGATGCCGGCGTCGGCCATCAACCGCGCGACATCGGCCTCCTCGTACGCCGCGACCCGGTCGGCGTCGAAGCCGGCGAACGCCTCGCGAAACGCCGGCCGCTTGAGCAGGATGGTGCGCCACGAGAGCCCGGACTGGAAGGCCTCCAGCGTCAGCCGCTCGAGGTGGGCCGCCTCGCCGTGGACGGGCACCCCCCACTCGGTGTCGTGGTAGGCCCGCATCACGGGGTCGTCGCCGGCCCAGGGACAGCGCGCGACCCCGTCGTCGCCCACGCTCACGCCCGCCATGCGGCGATCCTGCCAGAGCCCTCGGACAGGCAGCGTCGCGAGCGATCTCGCGTCGTCCTCAGGCTCGAGCCTTGAGCCGCGCGTTCGGCATGACCGGTGCCGGGATCGGGGTGAGATGGTCCCCGACGATGCCGAACCGGCCGTCGTAGGCGTCGGTGCCGTCCTGGACCAGGCCGGCGTTGTCGGAGATCTGGGCCATCCAGTCGTTGCGGGCCTCGGAGATCTCCTCGTGGTCACGCCCCACGAAGTTCCACCACATCACGATGTCCTCGCCCAAGGGCCGGCCGCCGATCAGCAGCACGTGGGACAGGTCGTCGGCGAGGATCTCCAGCGGCTCGCCCGGGGCGACGTAGGCCAGGTGGTGCTGGGTCACCTCCTCGCCGTTGACGTGGACGGCCCCGAAGTCGACCAGTACGCCGTACTCGTAGCCCGGCTCGACCTCGGGGGTCAGGGTGGTGCCGGCGTCCAGGATGATCTCCGCACCGACGAGCGGGCTGAAGGTCTCGACCGGTGACTCGCTGCCGAGCAGCGAGCCGAGGAACACCTGGGCGTCCCAGCCCTCGCCGTGCATCACCGGCGGCGCGTAGTGCCGGAACGCCGGCTCGGTGTCGCGGACGGCGGACGGCAGCGCCACCCAGAGCTGGACGCCGTGCAGCACCGTCGCCTCGTCGGTGGAGACCTCGGAGTGCGAGATGCCCCGGCCTGCGGTCATCAGGTTGAGCTCCCCGGGCTTGACCAGCGCATGGGTGCCGATCGAGTCGCGGTGCTCGATGGTGCCGCCGAACAGCCAGCTCACGGTCTGCAGACCGATGTGGGGGTGCGGCGCCACCAGCATGCCGCCGGTGTCGGCGACCCGGTCGGGCCCGTAGTGGTCGAGGAAGCACCAGGCCCCGATCAACGACCGTTGGCGCTGCGGCAGCGTGCGCCGGACGTTCATGGCGCGCAGGCCGCCCAGTGGCACGTCGCGGGGGAGCAGGATGTCGGTCACGAGTTCGAGTAGACGGCCGGCCCGCCGTCGCCGTCCTGCTGGTCGGCGTCGGGGCCGCGCCCGGCCCAGGTCCAGGCATAGGCGGGGTCCTCGGCCGCGAGGCCGCCCTCGCCCAGCTCGAGGGGGGCGAAGGTGTCGACCATCACCGCCGACTCGTCGAAGAACTCCGCACCCAGCGAGGCCTCGATCGCGCTCGGCTGCGGCCCGTGGGCGTGCCCGCCCGGGTGCAGGGAGACCGATCCGATGTTGATGCCCGAGCCCTTGCGCGCCTCGTAGTCGCCGCCGACGTAGAACATCACCTCGTCGCTGTCGACGTTGGAGTGGTAGTAGGGCACCGGGATCGCCAGGGGGTGGTAGTCGACCTTGCGGGGCAGGAAGTTGCAGACCACGAAGTTGTGGCCCTCCCAGACCTGGTGCACCGGTGGCGGCTGGTGCACCTTGCCGGTGATCGGCATGTAGTCGTCGATGTTGAACGTGTAGGGGTACAGGCAGCCGTCCCAGCCGACCACGTCGAAGGGATGCGTGGCGTACGTCAGCCTGCTGCCGACGATCTGGCCGCCGGTGCGGTGCTTGACCAGGACCTCGACGTCTGCGTTGTCAGACGCGTCGACCAGGTGGGTCTCGACCGGGCCGTGCAGGTCGCGCTCGCAGTACGGCGCGTGCTCGAGCAGCTGCCCGTAGCGCGAGAGGTAGCGCTTGGGCGGCGCGATGTGGGAGCTGGCCTCGATCGCGTAGAGGCGACTGGCCTCGGCGGGCACCCAGCGATGATCGGTCGCCCGCGGGATCAGGACGTAGTCACCTTCGCGGTAGGCGATCACCCCGAAGACGGTCTCCACCGTCCCGGAGCCGGACTGCACGTAGACGCACTCGTCGCCGATGGCGTTGCGGTAGAGGGGGGATGGGTCGGTGCCGGTGACGACGTACGACAGCCGGACGTCGTTGTTGCCCAGGACCAGCCGGCGCCCCTCGACGGGGCAGGCGCCGGCGCCCTCTCCGGGCTGGGGGAAGAGCGTGTGGAGCTTGAGATGGCGGGG
This genomic window from Nocardioides cynanchi contains:
- a CDS encoding DNA-3-methyladenine glycosylase I, with the translated sequence MAGVSVGDDGVARCPWAGDDPVMRAYHDTEWGVPVHGEAAHLERLTLEAFQSGLSWRTILLKRPAFREAFAGFDADRVAAYEEADVARLMADAGIVRNLAKVRAAITNARATVDLRQHGGLVAFIEGHRPPPGPPPRDTSDLESSTAASLALSKALKKVGFAFVGPTTMHALMEAIGLVDDHLAGCHRRGHANA
- a CDS encoding pirin family protein yields the protein MTDILLPRDVPLGGLRAMNVRRTLPQRQRSLIGAWCFLDHYGPDRVADTGGMLVAPHPHIGLQTVSWLFGGTIEHRDSIGTHALVKPGELNLMTAGRGISHSEVSTDEATVLHGVQLWVALPSAVRDTEPAFRHYAPPVMHGEGWDAQVFLGSLLGSESPVETFSPLVGAEIILDAGTTLTPEVEPGYEYGVLVDFGAVHVNGEEVTQHHLAYVAPGEPLEILADDLSHVLLIGGRPLGEDIVMWWNFVGRDHEEISEARNDWMAQISDNAGLVQDGTDAYDGRFGIVGDHLTPIPAPVMPNARLKARA
- a CDS encoding homogentisate 1,2-dioxygenase is translated as MAYYRSVGAVPPTRHTQHRDEEGNLYREELMGEEGFSSDSSLLYHCGVPSAIVDAQVWDLPDQTRTPNHPLKPRHLKLHTLFPQPGEGAGACPVEGRRLVLGNNDVRLSYVVTGTDPSPLYRNAIGDECVYVQSGSGTVETVFGVIAYREGDYVLIPRATDHRWVPAEASRLYAIEASSHIAPPKRYLSRYGQLLEHAPYCERDLHGPVETHLVDASDNADVEVLVKHRTGGQIVGSRLTYATHPFDVVGWDGCLYPYTFNIDDYMPITGKVHQPPPVHQVWEGHNFVVCNFLPRKVDYHPLAIPVPYYHSNVDSDEVMFYVGGDYEARKGSGINIGSVSLHPGGHAHGPQPSAIEASLGAEFFDESAVMVDTFAPLELGEGGLAAEDPAYAWTWAGRGPDADQQDGDGGPAVYSNS